A genomic window from Halorubrum lacusprofundi ATCC 49239 includes:
- a CDS encoding acyl-CoA mutase large subunit family protein produces MYDPEELDAIRDAKESWESGTYGETVDRFGERKESFTTDTGGQEVDPLYTPADIPDHDYREDLGNPGEEPYTRGVYSTMHRGRLWTMRQYAGMGTAAETNERFNYLIDQGSSGLSMAFDLPTQMGYDSDAAMAEGEVGRSGVAIDTLDDFETVFDGIPLDEVSTSMTINAPAAVLLAMYIAMGDKQGVPREQLRGTIQNDIMKEYIARNLYIYPPEPSMRLITDIFEFCAGEIPSFNTISISGYHIREAGSTAAQEVAFTLGDGIEYVQAAIDAGLDVDEFAPQLSFFFNAHNNIFEEAAKFRAARRMWATIMEERFDAQNPKSKQLKFHTQTGGSTLTAQQIENNVVRVSYQALAAVLGGTQSLHTNGKDEALALPTEQSVRTALRTQQILAHESGAADTIDPLAGSYYVENLTDGIEEDAFEILEEVDRRGGMLEAVKSQWVQRQIQDVAFERQREIEDGERVIVGVNKFEVDEEPEMDLEEVDPEQEQNQRERLEAVKADRDSDAVDDALASLREAAQGSENVIPHIIDAVKSYGTVQEVSDVLREEYGEYKPGR; encoded by the coding sequence ATGTACGATCCTGAGGAACTGGACGCGATCCGGGACGCCAAGGAGTCGTGGGAGTCGGGCACCTACGGCGAGACGGTCGACCGGTTCGGAGAGCGCAAGGAGTCGTTCACCACCGACACGGGGGGGCAGGAGGTCGACCCGTTGTACACCCCGGCTGATATCCCGGACCACGACTACCGTGAGGATCTGGGGAACCCGGGTGAGGAGCCGTACACGCGCGGCGTCTACTCGACCATGCACCGCGGACGCCTCTGGACGATGCGCCAGTACGCGGGGATGGGTACCGCCGCGGAGACGAACGAGCGCTTCAACTACCTCATCGATCAGGGCTCCTCCGGGCTCTCGATGGCGTTCGACCTCCCGACCCAGATGGGGTACGACTCCGACGCGGCGATGGCCGAGGGCGAGGTGGGGCGTTCGGGCGTCGCTATCGACACCTTAGACGACTTCGAGACCGTCTTCGACGGGATCCCGCTCGACGAGGTGTCCACGTCGATGACGATCAACGCCCCCGCCGCCGTCCTCCTCGCGATGTACATTGCGATGGGCGACAAGCAGGGCGTCCCAAGAGAGCAGCTCCGGGGGACGATCCAAAACGACATCATGAAAGAGTACATCGCGCGAAACCTCTACATCTACCCGCCCGAGCCCTCGATGCGGCTCATCACGGACATCTTCGAGTTTTGCGCCGGCGAGATCCCCAGCTTCAACACCATCTCCATCTCGGGGTACCACATCCGCGAGGCGGGGTCGACGGCGGCCCAAGAGGTCGCGTTCACCCTCGGCGACGGGATCGAGTACGTGCAGGCCGCGATCGACGCCGGGCTCGACGTCGACGAGTTCGCCCCTCAGCTCTCCTTCTTCTTTAACGCCCACAACAACATCTTCGAGGAGGCCGCGAAGTTCCGCGCCGCCCGCCGGATGTGGGCCACAATCATGGAGGAGCGGTTCGACGCGCAGAACCCGAAATCGAAACAGCTCAAGTTCCACACCCAGACCGGCGGCTCGACGCTCACTGCCCAGCAGATCGAGAACAACGTCGTCCGGGTGTCGTATCAAGCACTCGCGGCGGTACTCGGCGGGACCCAGAGCCTCCACACCAACGGGAAAGACGAGGCGCTCGCGCTCCCGACCGAGCAGTCGGTCCGCACCGCGCTCCGCACCCAGCAGATCCTCGCCCACGAGTCGGGCGCCGCCGACACGATCGACCCGCTCGCTGGCTCGTACTACGTCGAGAACCTCACCGACGGGATCGAGGAGGACGCCTTCGAGATACTGGAGGAGGTCGATCGCCGCGGTGGCATGCTGGAGGCCGTCAAGAGCCAGTGGGTCCAGCGGCAGATCCAAGATGTCGCCTTCGAGCGCCAGCGTGAGATCGAGGACGGCGAACGCGTCATCGTCGGCGTCAACAAATTCGAAGTGGACGAGGAGCCGGAGATGGACCTCGAAGAGGTCGACCCCGAACAGGAGCAGAATCAGCGCGAGCGCCTCGAAGCGGTGAAAGCCGACCGCGACAGCGACGCGGTCGACGACGCCCTCGCGTCGCTGCGCGAGGCCGCGCAGGGGTCCGAAAACGTGATTCCCCACATCATCGACGCCGTGAAGTCGTACGGGACGGTCCAAGAGGTCTCGGACGTGCTCCGCGAGGAGTACGGGGAGTACAAGCCGGGGCGGTGA
- a CDS encoding Zn-ribbon domain-containing OB-fold protein: MSAPASNGAYDEWLDALAEGEGYALVCPDGHGSLPPRRVCPECGSATLSEEALAETGTVETYSVVHVAGPQFADDTPYVNAIADFGPVRLTGVLRGIDPATDAVEIGDRVAPGVEERVTDGEPLVVFRPADGE; encoded by the coding sequence ATGAGCGCTCCCGCGAGCAACGGGGCCTACGACGAGTGGCTCGACGCCCTCGCGGAGGGCGAGGGCTACGCCCTCGTGTGTCCGGACGGACACGGGTCGCTCCCCCCGCGACGGGTGTGCCCGGAATGCGGGTCCGCGACGCTCTCCGAGGAAGCCCTCGCCGAGACCGGAACCGTCGAGACGTACAGCGTCGTCCACGTCGCCGGCCCGCAGTTCGCCGACGACACCCCGTACGTGAACGCCATCGCCGACTTCGGACCGGTCCGGCTCACGGGGGTTCTGCGGGGGATTGATCCCGCGACCGACGCCGTCGAGATCGGTGACCGGGTCGCGCCCGGCGTCGAGGAGCGCGTGACCGACGGGGAGCCGCTCGTCGTCTTCCGTCCGGCGGACGGGGAGTAG
- a CDS encoding 50S ribosomal protein L44e: MEMPRRFNTYCPNCDSHQEHEVEKVRSGRATGMKRDARQRRRALATIGNAGGYSKVPGGDKPTKKTHLKYRCGDCGKAHMRKGWRAGRLTFQE; encoded by the coding sequence ATGGAAATGCCACGTCGTTTCAACACGTACTGTCCCAACTGTGACTCCCACCAGGAGCACGAAGTGGAGAAGGTTCGATCGGGTCGGGCGACCGGAATGAAACGCGACGCGCGCCAGCGACGCCGCGCGCTCGCGACGATCGGCAACGCCGGCGGGTACTCGAAGGTGCCTGGTGGCGACAAGCCGACCAAGAAGACCCACCTGAAGTACCGCTGCGGCGACTGCGGCAAGGCCCACATGCGCAAGGGCTGGCGCGCCGGCCGGCTCACGTTCCAGGAGTAA
- a CDS encoding YbjQ family protein, which produces MELSNTESIAGKEVVETLGLVRGNTVRARNVGRDITQGLRNLAGGELKGYTELMTDARDQAQDRMIEEAEALGADGVINVRFTTSSIADSGAEILAYGTAVRLR; this is translated from the coding sequence ATGGAGCTCTCCAACACCGAGTCGATCGCCGGGAAGGAAGTGGTCGAGACGCTTGGCCTCGTCCGCGGGAACACGGTCCGCGCTCGCAACGTCGGCCGCGACATCACCCAAGGTCTCCGAAACCTCGCTGGCGGCGAGCTGAAAGGGTATACCGAGCTGATGACCGACGCCCGCGATCAGGCGCAGGACCGCATGATCGAGGAGGCGGAGGCGCTCGGCGCCGACGGCGTGATCAACGTCCGGTTCACGACCTCCTCGATCGCCGACAGCGGCGCGGAGATCCTCGCGTACGGGACCGCGGTGCGGCTGCGGTAG
- a CDS encoding proteasome assembly chaperone family protein, translated as MDDIEIDEVATPELDDPVLIEGLPGVGHVGKLAAEHLLEEFDGELVRRVYSTEFPPQVSIDGDGVAELTCAEFHAVETDGADLLVLTGDHQAGSNAGHYKLTTTFLDIAEEFGATRAFALGGVPTGELVEEYTVLGAVSDGDLIEGLEDVGVEFRPDEPAGGIVGVSGLVLGLGGRRGFDAACLMGETSGYLVDPKSARAVLEVLADHLDFSIDYESLEDRAEEMEEVVGKIQEMQDGPAVPDDDLRYIG; from the coding sequence ATGGACGACATCGAGATCGACGAGGTCGCCACGCCGGAGCTCGACGACCCGGTGCTCATCGAGGGACTGCCGGGCGTCGGCCATGTGGGGAAGCTCGCGGCCGAACACTTATTAGAGGAGTTCGACGGTGAGTTAGTCCGCCGCGTGTACTCCACCGAGTTCCCGCCGCAGGTGAGCATCGACGGCGACGGCGTCGCCGAGCTGACCTGCGCGGAGTTCCACGCGGTCGAGACCGACGGCGCCGACCTGCTCGTGTTGACCGGCGATCACCAGGCCGGCTCGAACGCGGGTCACTACAAACTCACCACAACGTTCCTCGACATCGCCGAGGAGTTCGGCGCGACCCGGGCGTTCGCACTCGGCGGCGTGCCGACCGGCGAGCTCGTCGAGGAGTACACCGTGCTCGGTGCGGTCTCCGACGGCGACCTCATCGAGGGACTGGAGGACGTCGGCGTCGAGTTCCGGCCAGACGAGCCCGCCGGCGGTATCGTCGGTGTCTCCGGGCTCGTGCTCGGGCTCGGCGGTCGACGCGGGTTCGACGCCGCCTGCCTGATGGGTGAGACGAGCGGCTACCTCGTCGATCCGAAGAGCGCTCGGGCGGTGCTCGAAGTGCTCGCGGACCACCTCGACTTCTCCATCGACTACGAGAGCCTGGAGGACCGCGCCGAGGAGATGGAGGAGGTCGTCGGTAAGATCCAAGAGATGCAGGACGGGCCGGCGGTGCCGGACGACGACCTGCGCTACATCGGGTAA
- a CDS encoding cyclase family protein, giving the protein MFRDLSRPIETGMPTYPGDPDVTLAPDATHEEDGYATSELRTGTHAGTHVDAPRHTLPEGESIDERAVGEFAFDARLVDLRPLEPREAITAEELPEPNVLDPAVDLLVFRTGWAAHWGTDRYRDHPYLTAGAARRCQKLGVGVGLDTFGPDPTPPGSAKTTGPSRETEPEGTPAHDALLSDSLPIVENLCGLDGLPAGFRLYAFPLRLRGADGSPVRAVAEWEG; this is encoded by the coding sequence GTGTTCCGCGATCTCTCGCGGCCGATCGAGACGGGGATGCCGACGTACCCCGGCGACCCCGACGTGACGCTCGCGCCCGACGCGACCCACGAGGAGGACGGTTACGCGACGAGCGAACTCCGGACCGGGACTCACGCCGGGACCCACGTGGACGCGCCGCGGCACACGCTCCCCGAGGGGGAGTCGATCGACGAGCGAGCGGTGGGCGAGTTCGCGTTCGACGCGCGCCTCGTCGATCTTCGGCCGCTGGAGCCGCGAGAGGCAATCACGGCCGAAGAGCTTCCCGAACCGAACGTCCTCGACCCCGCGGTCGACCTCCTCGTCTTCCGAACCGGCTGGGCGGCCCACTGGGGGACCGATCGGTACCGCGACCACCCGTACCTGACCGCGGGGGCCGCGCGGCGGTGCCAGAAGCTCGGTGTTGGTGTCGGGCTCGACACGTTCGGCCCGGATCCGACGCCGCCCGGGTCAGCGAAGACGACCGGTCCCTCCCGCGAGACCGAGCCCGAGGGCACCCCCGCTCACGACGCCCTTTTAAGCGATTCGCTGCCGATCGTGGAGAACCTGTGCGGGCTCGACGGGCTCCCCGCGGGATTCCGGCTGTACGCCTTCCCGCTCCGCCTCCGGGGGGCAGACGGGTCGCCGGTGCGAGCGGTCGCGGAGTGGGAGGGGTGA
- a CDS encoding RNA-protein complex protein Nop10, whose amino-acid sequence MKSDIRVCANWETTHDRPVYALGDRCPECDGPTENSAPAPFSPEDPYGEYRRRVRRRASE is encoded by the coding sequence GTGAAATCCGACATCCGCGTCTGCGCGAACTGGGAGACCACCCACGACCGGCCGGTGTACGCACTCGGCGACCGCTGCCCGGAGTGTGACGGCCCGACCGAGAACAGCGCCCCGGCGCCGTTCAGCCCCGAGGACCCCTACGGAGAGTACCGACGCCGGGTGCGGCGACGGGCGTCGGAGTAG
- the mce gene encoding methylmalonyl-CoA epimerase, protein MRFDHVGVATRDAADLADLFDGLLDAPVAHEETFDGMSVVFLELDDGGYFELLEPTAGGAIAGYLDREGPGIHHVALATDDIAAALDRARDLGIDLVDEEPRPGAWGHEVAFLHPRSTGGVLVEFVEH, encoded by the coding sequence ATGCGATTTGACCACGTCGGCGTCGCGACGCGCGACGCCGCCGACCTCGCCGACCTGTTCGACGGCCTGCTCGACGCGCCGGTCGCCCACGAGGAGACGTTCGACGGGATGTCGGTCGTCTTCCTCGAACTCGACGACGGCGGCTATTTCGAACTGCTCGAACCGACCGCGGGCGGCGCGATCGCCGGCTATCTCGACCGCGAGGGACCGGGAATCCACCACGTCGCGCTCGCGACCGACGACATCGCGGCCGCGCTCGACCGCGCCCGCGATCTCGGGATCGACCTCGTCGACGAGGAGCCGCGTCCCGGGGCGTGGGGCCACGAGGTCGCGTTCCTCCACCCGCGCTCGACGGGCGGTGTGCTCGTGGAGTTCGTCGAACACTGA
- a CDS encoding 30S ribosomal protein S27e: MAGSFHRVACGDCENEQVVFGKASSVVSCAVCGTTLATPTGGEAEFHGEIVETVEAR, translated from the coding sequence ATGGCAGGAAGCTTCCACCGCGTCGCCTGCGGCGACTGCGAGAACGAACAGGTCGTCTTCGGCAAAGCCTCCTCCGTGGTGTCGTGTGCGGTCTGCGGCACGACGCTCGCGACCCCGACCGGCGGGGAGGCCGAGTTCCACGGCGAAATCGTCGAAACCGTTGAGGCGCGGTAA
- a CDS encoding thiolase domain-containing protein, with the protein MIDVRVAGVGLTHFGSHPDRTGRDLFATAALRAFEDSGVPREDVEELNYGNFMGSLAEHQGHQAPLMAEAAGVNCPSTRYEEACASAGVAVREAVRTVAAGDADVVLAGGMERMTNLPTDEVTEGLAIAADDLFEVRAGVTFPGAYALMATAYFDAYGGSRRDLAHIASKNHANAVPNEYAQYRQEVPVEKALDAPPVAEPLHLYDACPITDGASALVIVSEEYAAEHDVDAPVAVTGTGQGTDRMALADREELARTPAADDAADAAYADAGIGPDDVDVAEVHDCFTIAEVLALESLGFFEPGEGISAARNGVTTADGDLPVNLSGGLKAKGHPVGATGGSQIAELTRLLRGDHPNSDHVADAEVGVAHNAGGTVASAVVHVLEVAE; encoded by the coding sequence ATGATTGACGTACGCGTCGCCGGGGTCGGACTTACGCACTTTGGGAGCCATCCGGACCGGACAGGCCGAGATCTCTTCGCGACAGCCGCGCTACGAGCGTTCGAAGATTCCGGGGTTCCCCGCGAGGACGTAGAGGAACTGAACTACGGGAACTTCATGGGCTCACTCGCCGAGCACCAGGGCCATCAGGCGCCGCTGATGGCCGAGGCGGCCGGCGTGAACTGCCCCTCGACCCGCTACGAGGAGGCGTGTGCCTCGGCCGGCGTCGCGGTGCGCGAGGCCGTCCGGACCGTCGCCGCGGGCGACGCCGACGTGGTGTTGGCCGGCGGGATGGAGCGCATGACAAACCTCCCAACCGACGAGGTGACCGAGGGGCTCGCTATCGCCGCCGACGACCTGTTCGAGGTGCGAGCGGGAGTGACGTTCCCCGGCGCGTACGCGCTGATGGCGACCGCCTACTTCGACGCGTACGGCGGGAGCCGCCGGGATCTGGCCCACATCGCCTCGAAGAACCACGCGAACGCGGTCCCCAACGAGTACGCTCAGTACCGCCAGGAAGTGCCCGTCGAGAAGGCGTTGGACGCCCCACCTGTCGCGGAGCCGCTCCACCTCTACGACGCCTGCCCGATCACCGACGGCGCGAGCGCGCTCGTGATCGTCTCCGAGGAGTACGCGGCTGAGCACGACGTGGACGCCCCGGTCGCGGTGACGGGGACCGGACAGGGGACCGACCGGATGGCGCTCGCGGACCGCGAGGAACTCGCGCGCACCCCCGCCGCCGACGACGCGGCCGACGCGGCCTACGCCGACGCCGGGATCGGCCCCGACGACGTCGACGTGGCGGAGGTCCACGACTGCTTCACCATCGCGGAGGTGCTCGCGCTGGAGTCGCTCGGCTTCTTCGAACCCGGCGAGGGGATTTCGGCCGCCCGCAATGGGGTCACGACCGCCGACGGCGACCTCCCCGTGAACCTCTCGGGCGGACTGAAGGCGAAGGGCCACCCGGTCGGCGCGACCGGCGGTTCGCAGATCGCGGAGCTGACTCGGCTCTTGCGAGGTGACCACCCGAACAGCGACCACGTCGCCGACGCCGAGGTGGGCGTCGCGCACAACGCCGGCGGGACAGTGGCCAGCGCGGTCGTCCACGTGCTGGAGGTGGCGGAATGA
- a CDS encoding translation initiation factor IF-2 subunit alpha, protein MKYSGWPEPGELVVGDVDEIADFGVFVDLDEYEDKRGLCHISEVASGWIKNVRDHVREGQTVVAKVLDVDESANQIDLSIKDVNEHQRKDKIQDWKNSQKADNWMLIALGEDVDDDRYTAVANALLVEFDSLYDAFEAAAISGEEALEEIDIDDDALDAIVTAARDNVSVPYVDVTGYVDLESTAPNGVDDVKAALEAAEGNGEVPDGVDLEVGYVGSPEYRIKVRAPNYKTAEDQLEAAAARAREAIEAAGGSGGFHRDRHEDDE, encoded by the coding sequence ATGAAGTACAGCGGCTGGCCCGAACCCGGCGAGTTAGTGGTCGGCGACGTCGACGAGATCGCCGACTTCGGCGTCTTCGTCGACCTCGACGAGTACGAGGACAAGCGCGGCCTCTGTCACATCAGCGAGGTCGCCTCCGGCTGGATCAAGAACGTCCGCGACCACGTCCGCGAGGGACAGACGGTCGTCGCGAAGGTGCTCGACGTCGACGAGTCGGCGAACCAGATCGATCTCTCGATCAAAGACGTCAACGAACACCAGCGTAAGGACAAGATCCAGGACTGGAAGAACTCGCAAAAGGCCGACAACTGGATGCTGATCGCGCTCGGCGAGGATGTCGACGACGACCGCTACACCGCGGTCGCCAACGCGCTGCTTGTCGAGTTCGACTCCCTATACGACGCCTTCGAGGCGGCCGCGATCAGCGGCGAGGAGGCGCTCGAAGAGATCGACATTGACGACGACGCCCTCGACGCGATCGTCACGGCCGCTCGCGACAATGTCTCGGTCCCGTACGTCGACGTGACCGGCTACGTCGATCTGGAGTCCACGGCCCCCAACGGCGTCGACGATGTGAAAGCAGCCCTCGAAGCGGCCGAGGGCAACGGCGAGGTCCCCGACGGCGTCGACCTCGAGGTCGGCTACGTCGGCTCGCCCGAGTACCGCATCAAGGTCCGCGCGCCCAACTACAAGACGGCGGAAGACCAGCTCGAAGCCGCCGCGGCGCGCGCCCGCGAGGCCATCGAGGCCGCCGGCGGCTCCGGTGGGTTCCACCGCGACCGCCACGAGGACGACGAGTAG
- a CDS encoding PAS domain S-box protein: MGDRIRVLHVDDDPDLADITALFLEREDPRITVETVSNATEGLERLDDLDLDANVDCIVSDHDMPGPNGIEFLEAVRERDPDLPFILYTGKGSESVASEAISAGVTDYLQKGGGTEQYEILANRIVDAAEKRRIEREADRTQAHLRAITDHSMDAILTIDGDSRIRFANPAVERLFGYAPAEVEGEPLATLMPERKREAHREAVERYCATEKRSIDWSAAEFPGKHWDGREIPLSISFGEFEEDGERRFVGIIRDVTERERHRAFVERSSDIVTALDANGTFQYASPSVERILGHDPADLVGEYAFEYVHPEDRERVVEVFAQSVTGDEPNPTVEYRLADADGGYLWVESVGSNRLDDHGVSGFVINTRDISERKQREEKLSRLREWTRDLNYTRTVAETTQLAVDAADEIVGAGLSGIHLVNEAGDALEPAALAESVPSFFDEQPSYDRDSPPGSRAALAWDAYSGDEPLSVGDLSAYDRLDEETPAQSIVLHPIGDHGLFVISSSEPHAFTETDVLIAEILANHLEAALDRVARETSLERLHDATRSLIQADSPKEIAERVVEVLGFSVVTVRLSDEDAGGLVPVAVSEGVKEVLPVRKVFTPDGGSLNWEAFEAGEPRMYDDIETAGALDTGTGLRSLMILPVGEHGTISVGETEPGVFDGTDEHLAQILATAAETALNAAARTSRLHDRSAELERQNDRLAEFASVVSHDLRNPLNVAQGRVQLARDECDSENLDAAARAHERMDTLIADLLTLAREGERVSETESVRLSVVVESCWETVETANATLAVEEDLWLRADESRFRQLVENLVRNAVEHGGDDVLITVGALGGNRNGSENGSVTETSDEVGFFVEDDGPGIPEANRDEVFDAGYSTSREGTGFGLRIVEQVATAHGWSVRVTEGRDGGARFEVTGVEPAE; encoded by the coding sequence ATGGGTGACCGAATCCGCGTGCTCCACGTCGACGACGACCCGGATCTCGCGGATATCACCGCGTTGTTCCTCGAACGCGAGGATCCTCGAATCACGGTCGAGACGGTCTCAAACGCCACCGAAGGGCTCGAACGCCTCGACGATCTCGACCTCGACGCCAATGTCGACTGTATCGTCTCCGACCACGACATGCCGGGACCGAACGGGATCGAGTTCCTGGAGGCGGTCCGGGAGCGCGACCCGGATCTCCCCTTCATCCTCTACACCGGGAAGGGGTCGGAGTCGGTCGCCAGCGAGGCCATCTCCGCGGGCGTGACGGACTACCTCCAGAAGGGCGGCGGAACCGAGCAGTACGAGATTCTGGCGAACCGCATCGTCGACGCAGCCGAGAAGCGCCGGATCGAGCGCGAGGCCGACCGGACACAGGCCCACCTGCGGGCGATCACCGATCACTCGATGGACGCCATCCTCACCATCGACGGCGACAGCCGAATTCGGTTCGCGAACCCGGCCGTCGAGCGGCTGTTCGGCTACGCGCCCGCGGAGGTCGAAGGCGAGCCGCTGGCAACGCTGATGCCGGAGCGGAAGCGCGAGGCGCACCGTGAGGCTGTCGAGCGGTACTGCGCGACCGAGAAGCGCTCGATAGACTGGTCGGCGGCCGAATTTCCCGGGAAGCACTGGGACGGCCGTGAGATCCCCCTGTCGATATCTTTCGGGGAGTTCGAGGAGGACGGCGAGCGACGGTTCGTCGGCATCATCCGGGACGTGACAGAACGCGAGCGACACCGCGCGTTCGTCGAGCGCTCCAGCGACATCGTCACCGCGCTCGACGCGAACGGGACGTTCCAGTACGCGAGCCCCTCGGTGGAGCGGATCCTCGGCCACGACCCGGCGGACCTGGTCGGTGAGTACGCCTTCGAGTACGTCCACCCGGAAGACCGCGAGCGAGTCGTCGAGGTGTTCGCGCAGTCGGTCACGGGCGACGAGCCGAACCCGACGGTGGAATACCGGCTCGCGGATGCGGACGGAGGGTACCTGTGGGTGGAGTCGGTCGGGAGTAACCGCCTCGACGACCACGGAGTCAGCGGATTCGTGATCAACACACGCGACATCTCCGAGCGGAAGCAGCGCGAGGAGAAGCTGTCGCGGCTCCGCGAGTGGACGCGGGACCTCAATTACACGCGAACAGTCGCGGAGACGACGCAGCTGGCCGTCGACGCCGCGGACGAAATCGTCGGTGCGGGGCTGAGCGGGATCCACCTGGTGAACGAGGCGGGCGATGCGCTCGAACCCGCCGCGCTCGCCGAGTCGGTGCCGTCGTTCTTCGACGAACAGCCCTCCTACGATCGGGACTCCCCGCCCGGGTCGCGCGCGGCCCTCGCGTGGGACGCGTACAGCGGCGACGAGCCGCTCTCCGTCGGCGACCTGTCGGCGTACGATCGTCTCGACGAGGAGACGCCCGCCCAGAGCATCGTGCTCCATCCGATCGGCGACCACGGGCTGTTCGTCATCTCCTCGTCGGAGCCGCACGCGTTCACCGAGACTGACGTGCTCATCGCGGAGATCCTCGCGAACCATCTCGAAGCCGCGTTAGACCGGGTTGCTCGCGAGACCAGCTTAGAGCGGCTCCACGACGCGACCCGAAGTCTCATCCAGGCTGACTCCCCGAAGGAGATCGCCGAGCGCGTCGTCGAGGTGCTCGGGTTCTCCGTGGTCACCGTTCGGCTGTCTGACGAGGACGCCGGCGGGCTCGTCCCCGTCGCGGTCTCGGAGGGGGTCAAAGAGGTATTGCCCGTGCGGAAGGTGTTCACCCCTGACGGCGGGAGTCTCAACTGGGAGGCGTTCGAGGCGGGCGAACCCCGGATGTACGACGACATCGAGACGGCGGGCGCGCTCGACACTGGAACGGGGCTCCGGAGCCTGATGATCCTCCCCGTCGGCGAGCACGGAACCATCTCTGTCGGCGAGACCGAGCCCGGCGTGTTCGACGGGACCGACGAGCATCTCGCACAGATCCTCGCGACGGCAGCCGAGACGGCGCTCAACGCGGCTGCGCGGACCAGCCGTCTCCACGATCGGAGCGCGGAACTGGAGCGACAGAACGATCGGCTCGCGGAGTTCGCCAGCGTCGTCTCTCACGACCTCCGGAACCCGCTGAACGTGGCGCAGGGACGGGTACAGCTGGCTCGCGACGAGTGTGACAGTGAGAACCTCGACGCCGCCGCGCGCGCCCACGAGCGGATGGACACGCTGATCGCCGACCTGCTCACGCTCGCTCGCGAGGGCGAGCGGGTGAGCGAGACGGAGTCGGTCCGGCTCTCGGTCGTCGTCGAGTCCTGCTGGGAGACGGTCGAGACCGCGAATGCGACGCTGGCCGTCGAGGAGGACCTGTGGCTCCGGGCCGACGAGAGCCGCTTCAGACAGCTCGTCGAGAATCTGGTGCGGAACGCGGTCGAACACGGCGGCGACGACGTGTTGATCACTGTCGGCGCTCTCGGCGGGAACAGAAACGGCAGCGAAAACGGGTCCGTGACCGAGACGAGCGACGAGGTCGGGTTCTTCGTCGAGGACGACGGGCCCGGGATCCCGGAAGCGAACCGCGACGAGGTGTTCGACGCCGGTTACTCGACCTCGCGAGAGGGGACCGGCTTCGGCCTCCGGATCGTCGAACAGGTGGCGACGGCCCACGGCTGGTCGGTCCGGGTCACGGAGGGTCGCGACGGGGGCGCCCGGTTCGAGGTGACGGGCGTGGAGCCGGCTGAGTGA
- a CDS encoding formate/nitrite transporter family protein — MSDSETDGATEQMTSRSVLDSLLESGLHEMNRERSGLLLSGVSAGLDIGFGPLMMAVVLTLSPGGFGDLTTELLLASVYSIGFMFVILGRSELFTEHTTLAVIPVLDRQASFKQLGRLWGLVYVGNLVGGLLFTLLVILLMPELGVVDPQSFETIALKLVDHDLPWLFVGGVFAGWLMGLLAWLVTAAQDTTARILLVLIVTGTIGLLHLPHSIAGNVEVLFGLLVSPAITLTDYAGFLVLATLGNAFGGAVFVALLKYGHVVRGAE, encoded by the coding sequence GTGAGCGACTCAGAAACCGACGGGGCGACAGAGCAGATGACGTCGCGGAGCGTCCTCGACTCGTTACTCGAGAGCGGGCTCCACGAGATGAACCGAGAGCGTTCCGGGCTGCTACTCTCGGGGGTGTCGGCGGGGCTCGACATCGGGTTCGGCCCACTGATGATGGCGGTGGTGTTGACGCTCTCGCCCGGGGGTTTCGGCGATCTCACGACCGAGCTGCTGTTGGCGAGCGTCTACTCCATCGGCTTCATGTTCGTCATCCTCGGCCGCTCGGAGCTGTTCACCGAACACACGACGCTGGCCGTGATCCCGGTCCTCGACCGGCAGGCGTCGTTCAAACAGTTGGGTCGGCTCTGGGGACTGGTGTACGTCGGGAACCTCGTCGGCGGGCTGCTCTTCACCCTGCTCGTGATCCTGTTGATGCCGGAGCTCGGCGTCGTCGACCCCCAGTCCTTCGAGACGATCGCCCTGAAGCTCGTCGACCACGACCTCCCGTGGCTGTTCGTCGGCGGCGTCTTCGCCGGGTGGCTGATGGGGCTGCTGGCGTGGCTTGTGACGGCGGCCCAGGATACGACCGCCCGGATCCTCCTCGTGTTGATCGTCACCGGGACGATCGGGCTCCTGCACCTCCCGCACTCGATCGCGGGCAACGTCGAGGTGCTGTTCGGGCTGCTCGTCTCGCCCGCGATCACGCTGACGGACTACGCCGGCTTCCTCGTGCTGGCGACGCTCGGCAACGCCTTTGGTGGCGCGGTGTTCGTCGCGCTGCTGAAGTACGGCCACGTCGTCCGCGGCGCGGAGTGA